A part of Larkinella insperata genomic DNA contains:
- a CDS encoding c-type cytochrome domain-containing protein, with protein MLSLILLQAPSPQPSEWALFLGRFHPLIVHLPIGFLLIAGLLELDRVTRRQSVSSHTITLILFWSAVSATMACIFGYLLSLGGGYDEQTLSLHMWEGIGVAVFAWIAWAVKHERIGPRIRLGQLFYFPALGVGILLLLAAGHEGGSLTHGSDFLTQYTPEPFRSLAGIPPREQTVEDIPVITDVNQAMVYQQIVHPILKTRCIQCHNPEKSKGDLRLDSPEMIRKGSEDGPIVVAGKADQSRLMKVCLLPEEDDDHMPPKGKPQLNENQLALLTWWINQGAPFDKRVAELKVTDDIKPALASLGPGSATGGQAVASGPAPESPVLTMKLPAADPKAVDELRKTGLLILPLSKEQNQLEVSAVNARTFSDAQATALPKLSQQIVWLKLGDTEISDATLAQVAQLKNLQKLHLEQTKVTDAGLKNLKSLPYLEYLNLYGTAVTDAGLKELAGMKNLKTVYLWQTKVTDAGVAELKRTMPNLEVNMGLGESSIAQFAKADSAANGSDKAK; from the coding sequence ATGCTTAGTTTAATTCTCCTGCAGGCCCCCTCTCCCCAACCTTCCGAGTGGGCGCTGTTTCTCGGACGGTTTCACCCGCTGATCGTCCACCTGCCCATCGGTTTTCTGCTGATTGCCGGCTTGCTGGAACTAGACCGGGTAACGCGCCGACAAAGCGTTAGCTCTCACACCATTACACTGATTTTGTTCTGGTCGGCGGTCAGCGCAACGATGGCTTGTATTTTCGGATACCTGCTTTCGCTGGGTGGTGGCTACGACGAACAAACGCTGAGCCTGCACATGTGGGAAGGCATTGGGGTGGCGGTTTTTGCCTGGATTGCCTGGGCCGTCAAACACGAACGCATCGGCCCCCGGATTCGGCTGGGGCAGTTGTTTTACTTCCCGGCCCTGGGTGTGGGCATCCTGTTGCTGCTGGCGGCTGGCCACGAAGGCGGTTCGCTCACGCACGGTTCTGATTTTCTGACCCAATACACCCCCGAACCGTTTCGGTCGCTGGCGGGCATTCCGCCCCGGGAGCAGACCGTTGAAGACATTCCCGTCATTACCGACGTCAATCAGGCGATGGTGTACCAGCAAATCGTGCATCCCATTCTGAAAACCCGGTGCATTCAATGCCACAATCCGGAAAAATCGAAGGGAGACCTGCGGCTGGATTCTCCCGAAATGATCAGGAAGGGCAGCGAAGACGGCCCGATTGTCGTGGCTGGGAAAGCCGATCAAAGCCGTCTGATGAAGGTCTGCCTGTTGCCGGAAGAAGACGACGATCACATGCCACCCAAAGGCAAGCCCCAGCTCAACGAGAACCAGCTGGCCCTGCTGACATGGTGGATCAATCAGGGGGCGCCGTTCGACAAACGAGTGGCGGAACTCAAGGTAACGGACGACATTAAACCGGCTCTGGCCTCGCTGGGACCCGGAAGCGCCACGGGTGGTCAGGCGGTTGCCAGCGGCCCGGCCCCCGAATCGCCGGTTTTGACCATGAAGCTTCCGGCGGCCGACCCCAAGGCCGTTGATGAATTACGCAAAACGGGCCTGCTGATTCTGCCGTTGTCGAAAGAACAAAACCAATTGGAAGTCAGCGCCGTCAACGCCCGGACGTTCAGCGATGCTCAGGCTACGGCCCTGCCCAAACTGAGCCAGCAGATTGTGTGGCTTAAATTGGGTGATACCGAAATTTCTGATGCGACACTCGCCCAGGTGGCTCAGTTGAAGAACCTCCAGAAGCTGCATCTGGAACAAACTAAAGTAACCGACGCGGGGCTTAAAAACCTGAAAAGCCTGCCTTACCTGGAATACCTGAATCTGTACGGCACCGCCGTAACCGATGCCGGCTTGAAGGAACTGGCCGGAATGAAAAACCTGAAAACCGTATACCTCTGGCAAACCAAAGTGACCGACGCGGGTGTGGCGGAGTTGAAGAGGACAATGCCAAATCTGGAAGTCAACATGGGGCTGGGCGAAAGCTCCATTGCGCAGTTTGCGAAAGCCGATTCAGCGGCCAACGGGTCCGATAAAGCCAAGTAA
- a CDS encoding DUF1553 domain-containing protein, with product MRHLTDIRFQSLLLSTAVGLFAMAVWSACDPHVDKPAELVALEGSLPEKVDYNLHIKPILSDRCFACHGPDKAKQQAGLRLDTPEGAYEALAESGKTAIVPGSLAKSEAYHRIVSSDPEYRMPTPESNLVLTNEEKALLVRWIEQGAEYKPHWSLIAPTLTEVPKVKNAAWPKNEIDGFVLRKLEEKGLTPNPEADKATLLRRVTLDLTGLPPTVAEVDAFLADQSPNAYEKVVNRLLNSPHYGERQAAEWLDAARYADTHGYQDDGLRTMWPYRNWVITAYNKNLRFDKFITWQLAGDMLPNPTQNMLLATAFNRNHQQSQEGGIVDEEYRVEYVADRVNTFGRAMLGMTVECARCHDHKYDPISQKDYYSLFAFFNNNNERGQIPYNGEPAPTITLTSAATEAQLKYIHENIKPLQERLNINRPEYQQAFGRWLTEAERSPRSSINEGLTAHYTFDEADRLDFKAYEHSEEKKIKDAERKKEYELKKKEEERRKKLGLPELKQPVVPKTREELEKDPRNAFRNQINDTLPARLAGDPESLPYQVKGRVGMARYLKGDSNIELPRKVGFFEQNQPFTVSAWFNVAKPGLEGMLMGKSNGPFDGNRGYQVELLKDGRFKLTINHVWPDNSLDVETVGKIRYKHWFHLAMTYDGSGRAGGIKLYLDGQPASLQLVTDNLRHSIDHGQNGQNWTGSPFLIGRIHDHYIKDYAVDELRIYNRSLTPLEIPALAGQPDALTTALRTPAAKRTATQRAGLYTYYVTNHDSTYRKAFAEAQALRAKELGLYNNSHQVMVMKERKYPRKTFLLKRGAYDAPGEEVKAETPAQLMPFPAEYPKNRLGLAKWLLHPDNSLFSRVMVNRFWQQYFGQGLVKSSDDFGNQGNLPSHPELLDYLAVRFRDGAGASGVWNAKALHKLIVMSATYRQSSVADAKKLEADLDNSLLSRGPSFRMSAEQIRDIALASSGLLTKKIGGPSVHPYQPAGIWEALATRNAINYVQNHGDSLYRRSLYTVWKRSSPPPMMLNFDASERHTCIVKRQKTSTPLQALVTLNDPQFVEAARVLGQKACGMGLQEEPLIDYLFKAVTSRPARPTETALMKQLYVEELADFRKNPKRTAALLSVGEFPVDARIPKPELAAWTIVTSTIMNVDEAIIKR from the coding sequence ATGCGTCATTTAACCGACATACGATTTCAATCCCTGCTTTTAAGTACGGCAGTCGGGCTATTCGCAATGGCCGTCTGGAGTGCCTGTGATCCCCATGTCGACAAACCGGCAGAACTGGTAGCGCTGGAAGGCAGCCTGCCCGAAAAAGTTGATTACAATCTGCACATAAAGCCGATTTTGTCCGACCGCTGTTTTGCCTGCCACGGCCCCGACAAAGCCAAACAACAGGCGGGTCTGCGGCTCGACACCCCCGAAGGCGCGTACGAAGCCCTGGCCGAAAGTGGCAAAACGGCCATTGTGCCCGGCAGTCTGGCCAAAAGCGAAGCTTACCACCGCATTGTTTCCAGCGACCCGGAATACCGGATGCCGACGCCCGAATCAAATCTGGTGTTGACCAACGAGGAGAAGGCCCTGCTCGTGCGCTGGATTGAACAGGGGGCCGAATACAAACCGCACTGGTCGCTGATTGCGCCGACCCTAACGGAGGTTCCCAAGGTAAAAAATGCAGCCTGGCCCAAAAATGAAATCGACGGGTTCGTTCTCAGGAAACTCGAAGAGAAGGGCCTCACACCGAATCCTGAAGCCGACAAGGCAACCCTGCTGCGCCGGGTGACGCTCGACCTGACGGGTCTGCCCCCGACGGTGGCCGAAGTCGACGCTTTTCTGGCCGACCAATCGCCCAACGCTTACGAAAAGGTGGTAAACCGCCTGCTCAACAGTCCGCATTACGGCGAACGCCAGGCCGCTGAGTGGCTGGATGCCGCCCGGTATGCCGACACCCACGGTTATCAGGACGACGGCCTGCGAACCATGTGGCCCTACCGCAACTGGGTTATTACGGCCTACAACAAAAACCTGCGGTTCGATAAGTTCATCACCTGGCAACTGGCGGGCGATATGCTGCCGAATCCGACGCAAAACATGCTACTGGCGACGGCCTTTAACCGCAACCACCAGCAAAGCCAGGAGGGCGGTATTGTGGACGAAGAATACCGGGTGGAGTATGTCGCCGACCGGGTCAATACATTCGGGAGAGCGATGCTGGGCATGACCGTCGAGTGCGCCCGTTGCCACGACCACAAATATGACCCCATCAGTCAGAAGGATTATTACAGCCTGTTTGCCTTTTTTAACAACAACAACGAGCGCGGCCAAATTCCGTACAACGGCGAACCCGCCCCAACCATTACGCTTACCTCCGCGGCTACCGAAGCCCAACTGAAGTATATCCACGAAAACATCAAGCCCTTACAAGAGCGCCTGAACATCAACCGCCCGGAATACCAGCAGGCATTTGGCCGGTGGCTGACTGAGGCCGAACGAAGCCCCAGATCGTCGATCAACGAGGGACTGACGGCGCACTATACCTTCGACGAAGCCGACCGGCTGGATTTCAAAGCTTACGAACATTCGGAGGAAAAGAAAATTAAAGACGCCGAGCGAAAAAAAGAGTATGAGTTAAAGAAAAAGGAAGAAGAACGGCGGAAAAAACTGGGCTTGCCGGAGCTGAAGCAGCCGGTGGTTCCGAAAACCCGTGAAGAACTGGAAAAAGACCCCCGCAATGCGTTCCGCAACCAGATCAACGATACGCTTCCGGCGCGGCTGGCGGGCGATCCCGAAAGTTTACCGTACCAAGTGAAAGGGCGGGTTGGCATGGCGCGCTACCTGAAAGGCGACAGCAACATTGAACTGCCCCGCAAAGTCGGCTTTTTTGAGCAGAACCAGCCTTTTACGGTCAGCGCCTGGTTCAATGTAGCCAAACCGGGGCTTGAAGGAATGCTGATGGGCAAGTCGAACGGGCCGTTTGACGGCAACCGGGGCTACCAAGTTGAACTGCTGAAAGACGGACGGTTTAAACTGACGATCAACCACGTCTGGCCCGACAACAGCCTGGATGTCGAAACCGTTGGTAAAATTCGCTATAAACACTGGTTTCATCTCGCCATGACCTACGACGGGTCGGGCCGGGCGGGCGGCATTAAGCTGTATCTGGATGGCCAACCAGCTTCCCTGCAACTTGTGACCGACAACCTGCGACACAGTATCGATCATGGACAAAACGGCCAGAACTGGACAGGCTCGCCGTTTTTGATCGGGCGGATTCACGACCACTACATCAAAGATTACGCCGTTGACGAGCTACGGATTTATAACCGCAGCCTGACCCCGCTGGAAATCCCCGCGCTGGCGGGTCAGCCGGATGCGCTGACGACGGCTTTGCGTACCCCGGCCGCGAAACGCACGGCAACCCAGCGCGCCGGATTGTATACGTATTACGTCACCAACCACGATTCAACCTACCGGAAAGCCTTTGCAGAAGCGCAGGCATTGCGGGCGAAGGAGTTAGGGCTTTACAACAACTCCCACCAGGTAATGGTGATGAAAGAGCGGAAATACCCCCGCAAAACCTTCCTGCTGAAACGGGGAGCCTACGATGCACCGGGCGAAGAAGTAAAAGCCGAAACGCCTGCCCAACTGATGCCGTTCCCGGCGGAATACCCGAAAAACCGGCTGGGGCTGGCTAAATGGCTGCTGCACCCGGATAATTCGCTCTTCAGCCGCGTCATGGTCAACCGGTTCTGGCAGCAGTATTTCGGGCAGGGTCTGGTGAAAAGCAGCGACGACTTCGGCAACCAGGGCAACCTTCCCTCCCATCCCGAACTGCTGGACTACCTCGCCGTTCGGTTCCGGGACGGCGCGGGCGCATCGGGCGTCTGGAACGCGAAAGCCCTGCACAAGCTGATTGTCATGTCGGCAACGTACCGGCAATCTTCGGTGGCGGATGCCAAAAAGCTGGAAGCCGATCTGGACAACTCGCTGCTCTCGCGCGGCCCGAGCTTCCGGATGTCGGCCGAACAGATCCGGGACATTGCCCTGGCGTCCAGCGGGTTGTTGACCAAGAAAATTGGCGGCCCCAGCGTTCATCCGTACCAGCCCGCCGGCATCTGGGAAGCCCTGGCGACCCGGAATGCCATCAATTACGTGCAAAACCACGGCGATAGCTTGTACCGCCGGAGTCTGTATACGGTCTGGAAGCGGTCTTCGCCCCCGCCGATGATGCTCAACTTCGACGCATCCGAACGGCATACATGCATTGTCAAACGGCAAAAAACCTCGACGCCCCTGCAGGCCCTGGTCACCCTGAACGATCCGCAGTTTGTGGAAGCCGCCCGGGTGTTGGGCCAAAAAGCGTGCGGCATGGGGCTTCAGGAAGAGCCGTTGATTGATTATTTATTTAAAGCCGTCACCAGCCGCCCGGCCCGCCCGACGGAAACGGCGCTGATGAAGCAATTGTACGTGGAAGAACTGGCCGATTTTCGAAAAAATCCGAAACGAACCGCAGCCTTGTTGAGTGTAGGGGAATTCCCGGTCGATGCCAGAATTCCGAAACCGGAGCTGGCCGCCTGGACAATCGTGACCAGCACCATCATGAACGTCGACGAAGCCATTATCAAACGATAA
- a CDS encoding DUF1501 domain-containing protein has translation MYNLEDEIHDQLSRRNFLGKTSAGLGAMALASLLNPGKALAGSEETRAPGKPHFSPKVKRVIYLFQSGAPSQLDLFDYKPKLETMWGQDLPESVRKGQRLTGMTAGQSRFPLAASKFKFAKHGQSQMWVSELLPYTSRITDDLCFIRSMHTEAINHDPAVTFFQTGSQQAGRPSFGSWASYGLGSDNQNLPAFVVLLSKGRDGDQPLYAKLWSNGFLPSVHQGVVFRSGPDPVYYLNNPPGIDKTSRRRMLDYLGKLHQEQFKHVLDPEINNRMAQYEMAYRMQTSVPETLDISKEPNYIFDLYGPDSRKPGTFAANCILARKLIEKDVKFVQLYHQGWDQHGNLPNDIKIQTKSVDQPSAALIMDLKQRGLLDDTLVIWGGEFGRTNYSQGKLSKENYGRDHHPRCFTVWMAGAGVRKSMVYGETDEFGYNVVKDPVHVHDFQATILHLMGIDHEKLVFKHQGRRYRLTDVHGKVVKPLLM, from the coding sequence ATGTACAACCTGGAAGACGAAATACACGATCAGTTGAGCCGCCGGAACTTTCTGGGAAAAACCAGCGCCGGTCTGGGGGCCATGGCCCTCGCGTCGCTGCTCAATCCCGGTAAGGCGCTGGCGGGCAGTGAGGAAACCCGGGCGCCGGGCAAACCGCACTTTTCGCCCAAGGTAAAGCGGGTGATCTACCTTTTTCAAAGCGGAGCGCCCTCGCAGTTGGACCTGTTCGATTACAAGCCCAAGCTGGAAACCATGTGGGGGCAGGATTTGCCCGAATCCGTACGCAAGGGGCAGCGCCTGACGGGTATGACGGCCGGACAAAGCCGGTTTCCGCTGGCGGCTTCCAAATTCAAGTTTGCCAAACACGGCCAGAGTCAGATGTGGGTCAGTGAACTGCTGCCGTACACCTCCCGCATCACGGACGATCTGTGTTTCATCCGGTCGATGCACACCGAAGCCATCAACCACGACCCGGCGGTGACCTTCTTTCAGACGGGTTCGCAGCAGGCCGGGCGGCCGTCGTTTGGGTCCTGGGCCAGCTACGGGCTGGGTTCCGACAACCAGAACTTACCGGCGTTTGTTGTGCTGCTCTCGAAAGGCCGCGACGGCGACCAACCGCTATACGCCAAGCTCTGGAGCAACGGTTTTCTGCCCTCGGTGCACCAGGGCGTGGTGTTCCGCTCCGGTCCCGACCCGGTTTACTACCTCAACAACCCGCCGGGCATCGATAAAACCAGCCGTCGGCGGATGCTCGATTACCTCGGCAAACTGCACCAGGAACAATTCAAACACGTACTCGACCCGGAAATTAACAACCGAATGGCGCAGTACGAAATGGCGTACCGGATGCAGACGTCGGTGCCCGAAACGCTCGACATTTCGAAAGAACCAAATTACATTTTCGACCTGTATGGTCCGGATTCGCGCAAACCGGGCACGTTTGCGGCCAACTGCATCCTGGCCCGTAAGCTCATCGAAAAAGATGTCAAGTTTGTGCAGTTGTACCATCAGGGCTGGGATCAGCACGGTAATTTGCCCAACGATATCAAGATCCAAACCAAGAGCGTCGACCAGCCGTCGGCAGCCCTGATCATGGATTTGAAACAGCGCGGACTGCTCGACGATACGCTGGTGATCTGGGGCGGGGAGTTTGGCCGGACGAATTATTCGCAGGGAAAACTCTCGAAAGAAAACTACGGCCGCGACCACCACCCGCGCTGTTTTACGGTCTGGATGGCGGGCGCGGGCGTCAGGAAAAGCATGGTGTACGGCGAAACCGACGAGTTTGGTTATAACGTTGTCAAAGACCCGGTTCACGTTCACGACTTTCAGGCCACCATTTTGCACCTGATGGGCATCGATCACGAAAAACTGGTTTTCAAACACCAGGGCCGCCGGTACCGGCTAACCGATGTGCACGGAAAAGTGGTAAAACCGCTGTTGATGTAA
- a CDS encoding nuclear transport factor 2 family protein, with protein sequence MAALDVVKKYYDCFNQKDWNGMLALVSPDIRHEPNQGEARIGLEKFTAFVHHMDESYDETLTDMVFFTEPAGQRVAVEFVVNGVYKKAEEGLPAATNQTYIVPAAAFLEVANDQITRVTTYYNLPHWIKAVSE encoded by the coding sequence ATGGCTGCTTTAGACGTTGTGAAGAAATACTACGATTGCTTCAATCAGAAAGACTGGAACGGTATGCTGGCGCTCGTTTCACCCGACATCCGCCACGAACCCAACCAGGGCGAAGCACGCATTGGTCTCGAAAAATTTACGGCTTTTGTCCACCACATGGACGAATCGTACGACGAAACGCTGACGGACATGGTTTTCTTTACCGAACCGGCGGGTCAGCGCGTTGCTGTTGAATTCGTCGTCAACGGTGTTTATAAAAAGGCGGAAGAGGGCCTACCCGCGGCCACGAATCAAACCTACATAGTGCCAGCGGCTGCCTTTCTGGAAGTGGCCAACGATCAAATTACCCGCGTAACGACGTACTACAACCTGCCGCACTGGATCAAAGCCGTTTCGGAATAA
- a CDS encoding GNAT family N-acetyltransferase, whose product MQSLSFQTKQGREIESVFDGLAALRIAVFRDYPYLYEGTIDYEKAYLKTYSRSERSFLFAIYDGPAMVGATTCIPLSDETADVRQPFEAAGFDGSTIFYFGESILLPEYRGLGLGHRFFDEREAHARSFGRYQTACFCAVERPEDHPAKPADYRPNDAFWLKRGYSKVLSLRTYMEWPDRGAEVSTRKPMVYWMRDL is encoded by the coding sequence ATGCAGTCACTTTCTTTCCAGACGAAACAAGGACGGGAGATCGAATCGGTTTTCGACGGGCTGGCGGCCCTGCGCATCGCCGTCTTTCGCGACTACCCGTATCTTTACGAGGGCACGATTGACTACGAGAAAGCGTATCTGAAAACCTACTCCCGGTCGGAGCGGTCGTTTCTGTTTGCCATATACGACGGTCCGGCGATGGTGGGGGCCACGACCTGCATTCCGTTGAGCGATGAAACCGCCGACGTTCGGCAACCGTTCGAAGCCGCGGGTTTTGACGGCAGTACCATCTTTTACTTCGGCGAGAGCATCCTGCTGCCGGAATACCGGGGCCTGGGTTTAGGGCACCGGTTTTTCGATGAGCGGGAAGCACACGCCCGCAGTTTTGGGCGCTACCAAACGGCCTGCTTCTGCGCGGTCGAACGTCCGGAAGACCACCCGGCCAAACCCGCCGATTACCGCCCCAACGACGCATTCTGGCTCAAGAGAGGGTATTCCAAAGTTCTCTCTTTACGCACATACATGGAATGGCCGGATCGGGGCGCTGAAGTTTCGACGCGCAAACCAATGGTATACTGGATGCGGGATTTGTGA